Proteins encoded by one window of Mycoplasma capricolum subsp. capricolum ATCC 27343:
- the rnmV gene encoding ribonuclease M5 encodes MSKIKQIIIVEGKTDSDKLKRIYGNDLKTIQTKGLSINKKTLEMIKEFNNKTGVIIFTDPDGAGKKIRQTIIDYLDNKVLNAFIKKDDISKTSKKVGIAEASDDAIKKALDNLIIYDKNNVSLSWTDYINNNFYLKSNRIVICKYFNFDNNISSKTLFKWLNWMNVSIDDIKKIIGEYES; translated from the coding sequence ATGAGTAAAATTAAACAAATTATAATTGTTGAAGGCAAAACAGATTCTGATAAATTAAAACGTATTTATGGAAACGATTTAAAAACTATTCAAACAAAAGGGTTAAGTATAAATAAAAAGACTTTAGAAATGATTAAAGAATTTAACAATAAAACAGGAGTAATTATTTTTACCGATCCAGATGGAGCTGGTAAAAAAATAAGACAAACTATTATAGATTATTTAGATAATAAAGTTTTAAATGCTTTTATTAAAAAAGATGATATAAGTAAAACTAGTAAAAAAGTCGGAATTGCTGAAGCTAGTGATGATGCTATTAAAAAGGCTTTAGATAATCTAATTATTTATGATAAAAATAATGTTTCTTTAAGTTGAACTGATTATATAAATAATAATTTTTATTTAAAATCAAATAGGATAGTTATTTGTAAATATTTTAATTTTGATAATAACATTAGTTCTAAAACTTTATTTAAATGATTAAATTGAATGAATGTTTCAATTGATGATATTAAAAAAATAATAGGTGAATATGAAAGCTAA
- the rsmA gene encoding 16S rRNA (adenine(1518)-N(6)/adenine(1519)-N(6))-dimethyltransferase RsmA has protein sequence MKAKKYYGQNFISDLNLINKIVDVLDQNKDQLIIEIGPGKGALTKELVKRFDKVVVIEIDQDMVEILKTKFNHSNLEIIQADVLEIDLKQLISKYDYKNISIISNTPYYITSEILFKTLQISDLLTKAVFMLQKEVALRICSNKNENNYNNLSIACQFYSQRNFEFVVNKKMFYPIPKVDSAIISLTFNNIYKKQINDDKKFIEFVRTLFNNKRKTILNNLNNIIQNKNKALEYLKMLNISSNLRPEQLDIDEYIKLFNLIYISNF, from the coding sequence ATGAAAGCTAAAAAATATTATGGACAAAACTTTATTTCTGATTTAAATTTAATCAATAAAATTGTTGATGTTTTAGATCAAAATAAAGATCAATTAATTATTGAAATTGGTCCAGGAAAAGGTGCTTTAACTAAAGAGTTAGTTAAAAGATTTGATAAAGTTGTAGTTATTGAAATTGATCAAGATATGGTTGAAATTTTAAAAACCAAATTTAATCATTCAAATTTAGAAATTATTCAAGCTGATGTTTTAGAAATTGATTTAAAACAACTAATAAGTAAGTATGATTATAAAAATATAAGTATTATTTCAAATACACCTTATTATATAACTAGTGAAATTTTATTTAAGACTTTACAAATTAGTGATTTACTTACAAAAGCTGTTTTTATGTTGCAAAAAGAAGTTGCTTTAAGAATTTGTAGTAATAAAAATGAAAATAATTATAACAACCTTTCTATTGCATGTCAGTTTTATAGTCAAAGAAACTTTGAGTTTGTAGTTAATAAGAAAATGTTTTATCCAATTCCTAAAGTTGATTCAGCAATTATTAGTTTAACTTTTAATAATATTTATAAAAAACAAATTAATGATGATAAAAAATTTATCGAATTTGTTAGAACACTTTTTAATAATAAAAGAAAAACTATTTTAAATAATTTGAATAATATTATTCAAAACAAAAATAAAGCATTAGAATATTTAAAGATGTTAAATATTAGTAGCAATTTAAGACCAGAACAACTAGATATAGATGAATATATAAAATTATTTAACCTAATCTATATTAGTAATTTTTAA
- a CDS encoding methyl-accepting chemotaxis protein yields the protein MISDFNNQEITLEDLEQNNVKLKEGKAKVQFLMRFSLVFSNIFTHIFLFLLIIVSGLFFGLRYTYYNYKIDLITNVYKIKPSIPKLKEIYKEVLEVVDEVKRETDKNSEDSLINKIDEIRGIVKEVTNIAKEFDEKSKEVKPKVEKVIQEGKQVTSNLDKITKEIQALQVNGNGLASRVRRSLTGDINTITNLANNIDFDFNSVKESIEKITGLAQQISKEGKSITKNVEEIKNEVEYFTGKSKEPLKDIDKIKQIYDKKIPIFEKNNKKLQEIWNKLMGIYNEFTVKETKKDYYNYVIYILLFLIIDSLILLVITYMSMISKTIKKLLLFYIFGLLSFNPIVWASIIISLFSRPIKNRKNKFY from the coding sequence ATGATTAGTGATTTTAATAATCAAGAAATAACCTTAGAAGATTTAGAGCAAAATAATGTTAAGTTAAAAGAAGGTAAAGCTAAAGTTCAATTCTTAATGAGATTTTCTCTAGTTTTTTCTAATATTTTTACTCATATTTTTTTATTTTTATTAATTATTGTTAGTGGATTATTTTTTGGATTGCGTTACACATATTATAATTACAAAATCGATTTAATTACTAATGTTTATAAGATAAAACCTTCTATTCCTAAATTAAAAGAAATATATAAAGAAGTTCTTGAAGTAGTTGATGAAGTTAAAAGAGAAACAGATAAAAATTCAGAAGATAGTTTAATTAATAAAATTGATGAAATTAGAGGAATTGTAAAAGAAGTTACTAATATAGCTAAAGAGTTTGATGAAAAGAGTAAAGAAGTTAAGCCTAAAGTAGAAAAAGTAATTCAAGAAGGTAAACAAGTGACTAGTAATTTAGATAAAATTACTAAAGAAATACAAGCATTACAAGTTAATGGGAATGGATTGGCAAGTAGAGTAAGAAGAAGCTTAACAGGTGATATAAATACCATAACCAACCTTGCCAATAATATAGATTTCGATTTTAATTCAGTTAAGGAATCTATAGAAAAAATTACTGGATTAGCTCAACAAATATCTAAAGAAGGTAAATCTATAACTAAAAATGTTGAAGAAATAAAAAACGAAGTTGAATACTTTACAGGCAAGAGTAAAGAACCTTTAAAAGACATTGACAAAATAAAACAAATATATGACAAAAAAATTCCTATATTTGAAAAAAATAATAAAAAGTTACAAGAAATTTGAAATAAATTAATGGGAATTTATAACGAATTTACAGTAAAAGAAACTAAAAAAGATTATTACAATTATGTTATTTATATATTATTATTTTTAATAATTGACTCACTAATCTTATTAGTAATTACTTATATGTCAATGATAAGTAAAACTATAAAAAAATTATTGTTATTTTATATTTTTGGTCTTTTAAGTTTTAATCCTATTGTGTGAGCTTCAATAATAATAAGCTTATTTTCAAGACCAATAAAAAATAGAAAAAATAAATTTTATTAG
- a CDS encoding nucleoside deaminase → MDDFNNILDLLINESKKAIKHNDIPVSCCIIDSNNNILSLAINSRYKNKDISQHAEINVINDLISKLNSFNLSKYKLITTLEPCMMCYSAIKQVKINTIYYLVDSYKFGIKNNYSINDQNLNLIQIKNQKKQSEYIKLLNIFFINKR, encoded by the coding sequence ATGGATGATTTTAATAATATCTTAGACTTACTAATCAATGAATCTAAAAAAGCAATAAAACATAATGATATACCTGTTAGTTGTTGTATTATTGATAGTAATAACAATATTTTAAGTTTAGCTATTAATAGTAGATATAAAAATAAAGACATCTCTCAACATGCTGAAATTAATGTGATAAATGATCTAATTAGTAAACTTAATAGTTTTAATTTATCTAAATATAAGTTAATTACTACTTTAGAGCCTTGTATGATGTGTTATTCAGCAATTAAACAAGTAAAAATAAATACTATTTATTATCTAGTTGATAGTTATAAATTTGGTATTAAAAACAATTACAGTATAAATGATCAAAATCTTAATTTAATTCAAATAAAAAACCAAAAAAAGCAATCAGAATATATAAAATTACTTAATATTTTTTTTATTAATAAAAGATAA